The following proteins come from a genomic window of Carassius carassius chromosome 10, fCarCar2.1, whole genome shotgun sequence:
- the xirp2a gene encoding xin actin-binding repeat-containing protein 2 isoform X1: MEIQSGNEPEVLKEGEYTHSSPLTLWPADAKEDLGENRKIEKFDIPLNNLKQMFEKSPAQHGEMNSSFSSSGRVAEKYSGVGEKMSNQDSNFGGSAGSAGVSSSKERPADGEVETVPLKQRLALYQAATTKEERSPSVVMDSSEPCSLPGGLASVKKQFESQEFSSSSASQSTVTQYHQQQRQQVLSSSEVTVQSSVKESSTSNAQVFLDQNVHQSVASSFGDHYDEKVLVIGEQNLPKISTQALKQQHEKSIEEATPPKHIKIDLDYNQFPWAPVNVSSKTTATGSYETTSVTKTMQESSTSSVASSQYEAVEHFSQPVSGTHQFQITSQVPERCPSPKPTDAPTSAKYAVNKEQYSKQRNLYELKRLYKHIHPEVRKNLECDFLTEVTDTEQTFVDSDEEVSRDIQQARYVFENSGSTSPGKCISPEREYLEWDEILKGEVQSMRWMFENKPLDSIKDGTPDEDEGKNIAQQEIIAGKDVKYTAWVFETQPMDALGTEKADSAEHSGKRDLARGDVQTATWLFETQPLDSLNRIYQEDEQETQVMYTKDIAGGDVKTARYLFETQHLDTLGHTETIDESHFLQLKSELEEVKGEVKKTTKMFETQPMCVIRGDSGEMLEITKVRREETEKGDVRTSRWLFETQPLDLISKDPSKVKLICGVSMEENYQGEVNRGRWLFETKTLDQIKEEEWESTKIQKEEILGADVRRHCKIFETQPMDNLKYNTNARPTEPEDIIGGDVTSARHLFETVPMENLKEFPEVGKLQKVLASEEEKGDVRHQRWLFESKPLEQIREEKKEITRTINLEDLEKGDVTNYKEIFETMDLSKCTDAQKIQVEGVTSGSVKTNKVLFESAPLYAVQDSSGHYHEVKTVRREEVVKGDVRSCKWMFETCPIDQFDESITKFQIIKGISKEEIQSGDVKTAKWLFETQPLDGIKYFNLEEEDNKKNESIEIQRGDVKTCRWLFETQPMDVLYEKVETKTEDTTDIQKGDVKTCTWLFETQTLDSIKDESETILKTCTVKQNDVKGKDVRLVRFLFETENLENITDDKDHGSFKRVTEIDIHSGDVSRMKYIFENQSSDIMTSTSEETMQKLKCCQAEEIQKGNVVNCTWMFENQPIDSIRANSEEFKETRTVTDIQGGNVDKGRFIFETYSLDTIQEEASDTEISKLQSIIHKEIEKGDVKNYTMMFETQPLYAIRDKEGHYHEVTTVTKEEILRGDVVGARWLFETKPLDSIRDTDEVYVIKAVTEEDIQKGDVSTARWRFETQPLDEIAEDMKVAVKTVADIQGGDVKTNKHHFEMDDLSKKYVKTVSVSEIQRGNVRSSTWMFETRTIDKIRGEGSEYDEMEKVTREEVVKGDVKQSVWLFEKEPLDRIKEVDETDTVISHEEIPKADVKTTTWLFETTPLTDFNESSLERKEIVGKSIKATLEELYTQKMVESQGILIEADEIGDVRMAKYKLLNQDTPEIQREEVLHGDLNNIMMNLLNRRETKERAITIDREERGNINSTVQQLFNQNKSDNVEKEQIIRGDIQEAINNLLKQEGSSKRGILIQEDEKGDVKMTIYSLLNKESESNVEKEDIVRGNISGTLHRLLGSADAKDLSSKITVGEVERGNVRFYSTCIESGAMDYLRQLQVDTDEIVDEIVKEKIIGGDVEQTKQILRKSQQTIGRTVTEDDIVPGDVNNTVQVFMMEPVLSLHNMQKVEIVKGDLRAALDSLAQAVNQSVVIEKEEIVKGDICTTLRSLEEAQNQLKEIDKPEIVPGNIKGALESLEKSSSAKTEVIIEDVVPGDIRGTLKSLEEAKQVVKEVEKEEIVKGDIQTALLSLQEASTEKRVFQHQVSEQGDVKGTIQLLMEPTSSPHMQRRPSKEGDIKSSIKSLYEQEHGQIEKEEVIKGDVQGTIKSLMKKKEQSRHKSKMNPHKKAKALFKNPVPPQQAARECPAGAKTEEKPTNPPPVRNMQQSSTQITSDQIKSSETQTSSEEHHSTTKQITTAVHSQESSQSSQKINVKEQHIKQKQNTPSTVLIKKKNVGGQISVKKSEIEAVCSATSASMEASQTNISMKQTEETKSATQVQTTVTTEQTTVIQNQNIKNVKSEKNVKSLNRNLSPKGMIKKVKPQPEIHFPPPPSSPPPPSESELSLPPPPSPVAESDVQPALLPHPSLVMRQDSDLPPPPPPPPVMESDTEFFPPPPPPQDFLPPPPSQQELSSVAQPEKPKGRTLFKVPKPEPPKQPQPKTLKWQKKQTAPIPPTPPPPSIVKQSETIASNITTVTEIEENINKQKGLVQTIEPPVPHITKISSAMPVLQPAAEEPPRPKKVAVPPMKLPPPPELSAQKPRPASKFKTPLMLAEERYRKQREEAEENKEETTPTSPPSTKPFNVSEMKVEAELSTQKAEQPQITFKTQQETSKEPEAKEKPAMIPKETAEKLAPPKSPQTPPKQKLPANLQISKPSFQKVGKKTNTELSSNVLDKKQASTTAALEIKSHPAHAVHPLTVAEQVERTKAQAVKQESLQATKNTQNQITASAKAEEIKIIETCVAQEVKKVPSQTTKIPKVTPSFKVKTFKVPKVEKPENQEEGKDKQTTSTEKAVRETGKKYVSQLCMGQEGLQKSTSAEVKVEKKEEMRQTKQDIKMEVQLKKQRETSVKQPPPVAPRPSVEIHQIQPAISTEVHKGQGQTSVIQSHQAVREEHVQIHEERAVIQSTVQQQSTQQKSKFQIKKQVKPPLRPPSREEPIKQSMQKEEQNKTAITKAAESEKSAPVTTESYAKKCEEIQKLLIYIKEFEGAPAKLNPKSLQTMLSVIPDWLVGSEEKADLSHTQNNKQKMREVIIYVQNLALAKLNFLEGNLSVSEMAKSESSQEKKIVGGATQKISKITIGSAKTENQKKVVEEKKTECQSESKISELKMPPELRMRTPSPTFIYIESAKRTDSPLRVTPSPPPSYRSGTTPTPPSRWSETPTRPNQSTPSPTMSRSEKLAKLRDTTAKFSQGMTPPPMPLPEYMIKAQTDLEVSRSSSCSEITVETHKMESSLIDVTDVHGDSTMTVKDKREFFEEAQKAEVSRTYVRKDPIDIPDRLEPDTEDNEPEIPKTTDANERMLEDLPRVDLSRLVNKFETPQTKVYVRKEPVVITERLGSDTEDVEPEKKTYLVEDIPSFDVKALKNVFEMGEQAHQYLREERKNLEKQEEAPEGFSQTKSVNEHFSTVDEFGNTVIGSKSETTSQSRSVTTRGDPPTYADVVRGNVPVLDVPPEASAEELLKNFQQTWAESENVFKNLGFSVSEHHRSQTVSHQHQTVVTENTGARVRTVSGMSEEGVSHGVAHSRQAKLP; the protein is encoded by the exons CTGCGGGCAGTGCAGGTGTTTCATCGTCTAAAGAGAGACCAGCCGACGGTGAGGTTGAGACTGTGCCTCTCAAGCAGAGACTGGCCTTATACCAAGCTGCCACTACCAAGGAAGAGAGAAGCCCATCTGTG gtCATGGACAGTTCTGAGCCATGCTCTCTGCCAGGGGGACTGGCCAGTGTCAAGAAACAGTTTGAAAGCCAAGAGTTTAGTTCCTCTTCTGCATCCCAAAGCACTGTTACACAATACCACCAACAGCAGAGACAG CAGGTATTGAGTTCATCAGAGGTGACGGTACAAAGCAGTGTTAAAGAAAGCAGTACCTCAAATGCTCAG GTTTTCCTGGACCAGAATGTTCATCAGAGTGTGGCCTCAAGTTTTGGGGATCATTATGATGAGAAAG TGCTGGTAATTGGAGAACAGAATTTGCCAAAAATTTCTACTCAAGCCCTGAAACAGCAGCATGAAAAAAGTATTGAGGAGGCCACTCCACCCAAACATATCAAG ATTGATCTTGATTACAACCAGTTTCCTTGGGCCCCAGTAAATGTTTCTTCAAAGACTACTGCCACAGGTAGCTATGAGACCACGTCCGTCACTAAAACAATGCAAGAGTCCTCTACCTCCTCTGTGGCTTCCTCACAATATGAGGCCGTAGAGCATTTCTCACAACCAGTATCTGGCACACATCAGTTTCAAATTACTTCCCAAGTCCCAGAACGTTGTCCTTCCCCAAAGCCAACAGATGCACCTACTTCAGCCAAATATGCTGTCAATAAAGAGCAGTACTCTAAGCAGAGGAACCTCTATGAACTTAAGCGTCTCTACAAGCACATTCACCCAGAAGTGCGTAAAAACCTGGAGTGTGACTTCTTAACTGAAGTGACCGACACTGAGCAAACTTTTGTGGACAGTGATGAGGAGGTGAGCAGAGACATTCAGCAAGCACGCTATGTTTTTGAAAACAGTGGAAGTACCAGTCCTGGCAAGTGCATAAGTCCAGAGAGAGAGTATTTGGAGTGGGATGAGATCCTGAAAGGCGAGGTGCAGTCAATGCGCTGGATGTTTGAGAACAAGCCCCTAGATTCCATTAAAGATGGCACACCAGATGaggatgagggaaaaaacatagcCCAACAAGAAATCATAGCTGGAAAAGATGTGAAGTATACTGCATGGGTGTTTGAAACACAGCCCATGGATGCTCTAGGTACAGAAAAAGCTGACTCAGCAGAGCACAGTGGAAAACGAGATCTAGCCAGGGGAGATGTCCAGACTGCAACATGGCTGTTTGAGACACAACCGCTGGACTCACTCAACAGAATTTACCAAGAGGATGAGCAAGAGACACAGGTGATGTATACTAAAGACATTGCTGGGGGTGATGTGAAAACTGCTAGGTACTTGTTTGAAACACAGCACCTGGACACACTTGGACACACTGAGACTATTGATGAAAGTCACTTCCTGCAGCTGAAATCAGAGCTAGAAGAAGTCAAGGGTGAGGTTAAGAAAACAACCAAGATGTTCGAAACACAACCCATGTGTGTCATCCGCGGTGACTCTGGAGAGATGCTGGAGATTACCAAGGTGCGACGCGAAGAAACCGAGAAAGGTGATGTCAGGACATCACGATGGCTCTTTGAAACTCAGCCTCTGGACCTGATCAGCAAGGATCCAAGCAAAGTAAAATTAATCTGTGGAGTCTCCATGGAGGAAAATTACCAGGGTGAGGTGAACAGAGGAAGATGGCTGTTTGAGACAAAGACACTCGATCAAATTAAGGAGGAAGAATGGGAAAGCACAAAGATTCAGAAGGAGGAGATCTTAGGTGCCGATGTGAGGAGACACTGCAAGATCTTTGAAACACAGCCAATGGATAACCTTAAATATAATACCAATGCAAGACCAACGGAGCCAGAAGACATTATAGGTGGTGATGTTACTTCTGCTAGGCATTTGTTTGAAACAGTGCCCATGGAGAATCTGAAAGAGTTTCCAGAAGTTGGCAAGCTACAAAAGGTGCTAGCATCAGAAGAAGAGAAAGGCGATGTGAGACACCAGAGGTGGTTGTTTGAAAGCAAACCTCTTGAGCAGATCAGAGAGGAGAAGAAAGAGATCACACGCACTATCAATTTAGAGGACCTTGAAAAGGGTGATGTCACAAATTACAAGGAAATATTTGAGACCATGGACCTGAGCAAATGTACAGATGCACAAAAAATACAAGTGGAGGGTGTCACCAGTGGCTCAgtgaaaacaaataaagtatTATTTGAGTCAGCACCCTTGTATGCTGTACAGGACAGCTCAGGACACTACCATGAAGTTAAAACCGTGCGCAGAGAGGAAGTTGTAAAAGGAGATGTGAGAAGCTGCAAGTGGATGTTTGAAACTTGTCCCATTGATCAGTTTGATGAGAGCATCACTAAGTTCCAGATAATCAAAGGAATATCTAAAGAAGAAATCCAATCAGGTGATGTCAAAACTGCCAAATGGCTTTTTGAAACTCAGCCTCTTGACGGCATTAAATACTTCAACTTAGAAGAAGAGGACAACAAGAAAAATGAGAGCATTGAGATCCAAAGAGGTGATGTTAAAACATGCAGATGGTTGTTCGAAACCCAGCCAATGGATGTCTTGTATGAGAAAGTAGAGACAAAGACTGAGGACACCACAGACATCCAGAAAGGAGATGTTAAAACCTGTACATGGCTTTTTGAGACTCAGACTCTTGACAGCATCAAGGATGAGTCCGAGACAATCCTAAAAACTTGCACAGTAAAGCAAAATGATGTAAAAGGTAAAGATGTACGTCTAGTGCGTTTCCTATTTGAGACTGAAAACCTAGAAAACATCACTGACGACAAGGATCACGGTAGCTTTAAGCGAGTCACTGAGATTGACATTCACTCTGGAGATGTATCACGAATGAAGTACATCTTTGAGAATCAGTCATCTGATATCATGACTTCTACATCTGAGGAGACCATGCAGAAACTTAAATGCTGTCAAGCAGAGGAAATTCAGAAAGGAAATGTGGTGAACTGTACCTGGATGTTTGAAAACCAACCAATTGATTCCATCAGGGCAAATTCTGAAGAATTCAAGGAGACACGCACAGTAACAGATATTCAGGGAGGTAATGTTGATAAAGGTCGCTTCATTTTTGAGACATACTCATTAGATACGATTCAGGAGGAGGCATCTGATACTGAGATCAGCAAACTTCAAAGCATCATACACAAGGAGATTGAGAAAGGGGATGTAAAAAACTACACCATGATGTTTGAGACCCAACCACTGTATGCTATCAGGGACAAAGAAGGACACTATCATGAGGTTACTACAGTCACAAAAGAAGAGATTCTGCGAGGAGATGTGGTTGGGGCAAGATGGTTGTTTGAGACAAAGCCCCTTGACTCAATAAGAGACACAGATGAGGTGTATGTCATCAAAGCTGTTACTGAAGAAGACATCCAAAAAGGAGATGTCAGCACGGCCAGGTGGAGGTTTGAAACTCAGCCTCTAGATGAGATTGCAGAGGATATGAAAGTTGCTGTTAAAACAGTAGCAGACATCCAAGGGGGGGatgtgaaaacaaacaaacaccattTTGAAATGGATGACCTATCAAAGAAATATGTGAAAACCGTTAGTGTCAGTGAGATTCAAAGAGGTAACGTGAGGAGCTCCACATGGATGTTTGAAACACGTACTATTGACAAGATCCGTGGTGAAGGTTCGGAGTATGATGAGATGGAAAAGGTGACACGTGAAGAAGTGGTAAAAGGTGATGTTAAGCAGTCTGTGTGGCTCTTTGAAAAGGAACCACTTGATCGCATTAAGGAAGTTGATGAAACAGATACTGTAATTTCTCATGAAGAAATCCCAAAAGCCGATGTTAAAACAACGACATGGTTGTTTGAAACCACCCCCCTAACCGATTTCAATGAGAGCAGTTTGGAGAGAAAAGAGATTGTTGGTAAGAGCATCAAGGCAACCCTAGAAGAGCTGTATACTCAGAAAATGGTTGAATCACAAGGTATTCTAATCGAGGCAGATGAGATTGGAGATGTCAGAATGGCTAAATACAAACTTCTAAACCAGGACACTCCAGAAATCCAGAGAGAAGAGGTATTACATGGAGACCTGAACAACATTATGATGAACCTTCTTAACAGACGTGAGACAAAAGAGAGGGCAATCACCATAGACAGGGAGGAAAGAGGAAATATAAACTCAACTGTCCAACAGCTCTTTAATCAGAATAAGAGTGATAATGTTGAGAAAGAGCAAATTATCAGAGGAGATATCCAAGAGGCAATTAATAACTTGCTGAAGCAAGAAGGATCTTCCAAACGTGGAATTCTGATTCAAGAAGATGAGAAAGGAGATGTGAAAATGACCATATACTCACTCCTCAATAAAGAAAGTGAGAGCAATGTTGAGAAAGAGGATATAGTTAGAGGAAATATTAGTGGAACACTACATCGGCTACTGGGTAGTGCTGATGCAAAGGACTTGTCCTCTAAGATAACTGTGGGAGAAGTAGAGAGAGGAAATGTCCGTTTTTATTCTACGTGTATTGAGTCTGGGGCAATGGACTACCTCAGGCAACTTCAGGTGGATACTGATGAAATTGTTGATGAAATAGTGAAAGAAAAGATTATCGGAGGTGATGTAGAACAAACTAAACAGATTTTAAGAAAGAGCCAGCAAACTATAGGACGAACTGTTACTGAAGATGACATTGTACCTGGTGATGTAAATAACACAGTACAGGTGTTTATGATGGAACCTGTATTATCCCTACATAATATGCAGAAAGTGGAAATAGTAAAGGGAGACTTGAGAGCAGCTCTTGACTCTCTCGCACAAGCTGTAAACCAAAGTGTTGTCATAGAAAAAGAAGAGATAGTCAAAGGAGATATCTGCACAACACTTAGGTCCCTTGAGGAGGCTCAAAACCAACTGAAAGAAATAGACAAGCCTGAAATTGTCCCTGGCAACATCAAGGGTGCATTAGAATCTCTTGAAAAATCATCATCTGCAAAGACTGAGGTAATTATTGAAGATGTGGTCCCAGGGGATATTAGAGGTACCTTGAAATCCCTGGAGGAGGCAAAGCAGGTGGTGAAAGAGGTTGAGAAAGAGGAGATTGTTAAAGGTGACATTCAGACTGCTCTCCTTAGTCTTCAAGAGGCTTCAACTGAAAAGAGGGTGTTCCAGCACCAAGTAAGTGAACAGGGTGATGTGAAAGGTACAATTCAGCTTTTAATGGAGCCAACCTCATCCCCACATATGCAGAGAAGGCCAAGCAAAGAGGGCGACATAAAATCCTCTATCAAATCACTTTATGAGCAGGAGCACGGGCAAATTGAGAAAGAAGAGGTGATTAAGGGAGATGTTCAGGGAACAATTAAATCCCTGATGAAGAAGAAGGAGCAATCAAGACACAAATCAAAAATGAATCCTCACAAGAAAGCTAAAGCTCTCTTTAAGAATCCAGTTCCCCCTCAGCAAGCAGCCCGTGAATGCCCAGCTGGAGCTAAAACTGAGGAAAAGCCAACAAATCCACCTCCAGTGAGAAACATGCAGCAGAGCAGCACACAAATAACATCTGATCAGATCAAATCTTCAGAAACTCAGACTTCTTCTGAGGAACATCATTCTACTACTAAACAAATTACAACAGCTGTTCATTCACAAGAGTCCTCTCAAAGCTCTCAAAAGATAAATGTCAAGGAGCAACATATCAAACAAAAACAGAACACACCTAGTACAGTGCTAATAAAGAAGAAGAATGTTGGAGGTCAAATTAGTGTGAAGAAATCTGAAATTGAAGCTGTGTGTTCAGCAACAAGTGCATCAATGGAGGCATCACAAACTAATATTAGCATGAAGCAAACTGAGGAGACGAAGTCAGCCACACAGGTTCAGACAACTGTGACAACAGAACAAACCACTGTAATCCAGAACCAGaacatcaaaaatgtaaaatcagaaaaaaatgttAAGAGCCTGAACCGCAATCTCAGTCCCAAAGGAATGATAAAAAAAGTGAAACCACAGCCAGAGATTCACTTTCCACCACCTCCGAGTTCTCCTCCACCCCCCTCTGAATCAGAGCTCTCTCTGCCGCCTCCTCCCTCACCTGTGGCAGAAAGTGATGTCCAGCCAGCCCTTTTACCACACCCTTCTCTGGTCATGAGACAGGACAGTGACCttcctcctccaccacctccacCCCCTGTAATGGAGTCAGACACAGAATTCtttccaccacctcctccaccccaaGACTTCCTCCCTCCACCTCCATCTCAACAGGAACTCAGCTCTGTTGCCCAACCTGAAAAGCCAAAAGGCCGAACTTTATTTAAGGTGCCCAAACCTGAGCCTCCAAAGCAACCACAGCCCAAAACATTGAAATGGCAGAAAAAACAAACTGCACCTATTCCACCAACTCCACCTCCCCCATCAATTGTAAAGCAAAGTGAAACTATTGCATCAAACATAACCACAGTTACAGAAATTGAAGAGAACATCAACAAGCAAAAGGGATTGGTTCAAACGATTGAACCTCCAGTTCCACATATTACCAAAATTTCATCAGCAATGCCTGTGCTACAACCAGCAGCTGAGGAACCACCACGCCCTAAAAAGGTAGCTGTTCCACCAATGAAACTTCCACCTCCCCCTGAACTTTCTGCTCAAAAACCAAGACCTGCAAGTAAATTCAAAACACCACTCATGCTTGCAGAGGAGAGATATCGCAAACAAAGAGAGGAGGCTGAAGAGAACAAGGAAGAAACTACTCCAACCTCACCCCCATCTACTAAACCATTTAATGTCAGTGAAATGAAGGTTGAAGCAGAGTTGAGCACACAGAAAGCTGAACAGCCTCAAATTACTTTTAAGACACagcaagaaacatctaaagaaccAGAGGCTAAAGAGAAGCCAGCCATGATTCCCAAAGAAACAGCAGAAAAACTTGCACCTCCAAAAAGTCCACAGACTCCACCAAAGCAAAAGCTACCTGCAAATTTGCAGATAAGTAAACCATCATTTCAAAAAGTtggtaagaaaacaaacacagaattATCTAGCAATGTATTAGATAAAAAGCAGGCATCTACCACTGCAGCCTTAGAAATTAAAAGCCATCCAGCCCATGCAGTTCATCCACTCACTGTTGCAGAGCAAGTTGAGAGAACAAAAGCTCAAGCTGTAAAACAAGAGAGCCTCCAGGCCACAAAAAACACTCAAAATCAGATAACGGCATCTGCTAAAGCAGAAGAGATCAAGATCATAGAGACTTGTGTGGCTCAAGAAGTCAAGAAGGTTCCTTCTCAGACCACAAAGATCCCAAAAGTGACCCCTAGCTTTAAGGTGAAAACATTTAAGGTTCCTAAGGTAGAGAAGCCAGAGAACCAAGAAGAGGGAAAGGACAAACAAACAACCAGCACTGAGAAAGCAGTCAGagaaacaggaaaaaaatatgtatCTCAATTATGCATGGGTCAGGAGGGCCTCCAAAAATCCACCAGTGCTGAAGTGAAAGTTGAGAAAAAGGAGGAAATGAGACAAACAAAGCAAGACATCAAAATGGAGGTTCAGTTAAAGAAGCAAAGAGAAACATCAGTTAAGCAGCCGCCACCTGTGGCACCAAGACCATCAGTTGAGATACATCAAATACAACCAGCAATATCAACAGAGGTACATAAAGGACAAGGGCAGACATCTGTCATTCAGTCCCATCAAGCAGTGAGAGAGGAACATGTCCAGATTCATGAAGAGAGGGCGGTGATTCAGAGCACAGTTCAACAACAGAGCACTCAACAAAAAAGTAAATTCCAGATCAAGAAGCAGGTAAAGCCTCCACTGCGGCCTCCAAGCAGAGAGGAGCCCATAAAACAGTCAATGCAGAAAGAGGAGCAAAACAAAACAGCGATTACAAAAGCAGCAGAATCTGAAAAGAGTGCACCAGTGACAACTGAAAGTTATGCAAAAAAATGTGAAGAGATTCAAAAATTGTTGATTTATATTAAGGAGTTTGAAGGAGCTCCTGCAAAACTGAATCCAAAATCATTACAGACAATGCTGAGTGTCATTCCTGATTGGCTAGTTGGTTCTGAAGAGAAGGCTGATTTAAGTCATACTCAGAACAACAAGCAAAAAATGAGAGAGGTCATAATCTATGTGCAGAACCTTGCCCTGGCTAAACTAAATTTTTTAGAGGGAAATTTGTCTGTTTCAGAGATGGCAAAAAGTGAGTCATCACAGGAGAAAAAAATAGTAGGTGGAGCCACACAGAAAATATCTAAGATTACTATTGGCTCAGCAAAAACAGAGAATCAAAAGAAAGTAGTGGAGGAGAAGAAGACAGAGTGCCAGAGTGAATCAAAGATATCAGAGCTTAAAATGCCACCTGAGCTAAGAATGCGGACACCGTCCCCTACGTTCATCTATATTGAGTCTGCCAAGAGGACAGACTCTCCCTTGAGAGTGACACCATCACCCCCTCCCTCTTACAGGTCGGGCACCACACCAACACCTCCATCTCGCTGGTCTGAAACACCAACACGTCCGAACCAATCCACACCTTCCCCTACAATGAGTCGCTCTGAGAAGCTAGCTAAACTAAGAGATACCACAGCCAAATTCTCACAAGGCATGACTCCACCACCCATGCCTTTACCAGAGTACATGATAAAGGCCCAAACAGATTTGGAAGTGTCTCGCTCATCCAGCTGTTCAGAGATTACGGTTGAGACTCATAAAATGGAATCATCCCTGATAGATGTCACAGATGTCCATGGAGACTCCACGATGACTGTCAAAGACAAGCGTGAGTTCTTTGAAGAGGCTCAGAAAGCAGAGGTCAGTCGTACATATGTACGCAAAGATCCTATAGACATCCCAGACCGTCTTGAACCAGACACTGAAGATAATGAGCCAGAGATCCCAAAAACGACTGATGCCAATGAGAGAATGTTAGAGGACTTGCCCAGGGTTGACCTGTCCAGGCTTGTTAACAAATTTGAGACACCCCAGACTAAAGTTTATGTTCGGAAGGAGCCCGTTGTGATTACTGAAAGACTTGGAAGTGACACAGAAGATGTTGAACCTGAGAAGAAGACATATTTGGTGGAGGACATACCCAGCTTTGATGTTAAAGCCCTCAAAAATGTCTTTGAAATGGGTGAGCAAGCCCATCAGTACCTAAGGGAAGAGAGAAAGAATCTTGAGAAACAAGAGGAagcacctgaaggattctctcaAACTAAATCTGTAAATGAGCACTTCTCCACTGTAGATGAGTTTGGAAACACTGTAATAGGTTCAAAGTCTGAAACAACCTCCCAGTCTCGGAGTGTGACAACCCGTGGTGATCCACCAACTTATGCAGATGTAGTAAGAGGGAATGTTCCTGTCCTGGATGTTCCACCGGAGGCTTCAGCAGAGGAGTTACTAAAGAACTTCCAGCAGACATGGGCAGAGAGTGAAAATGTCTTCAAAAATCTGGGCTTCTCTGTGTCTGAGCATCACAGATCACAGACTGTTTCCCACCAGCACCAGACTGTTGTCACCG AAAATACGGGTGCCAGAGTCCGAACTGTGTCGGGTATGTCGGAAGAGGGTGTATCCCATGGAGTCGCTCATAGCAGACAAGCAAAACTTCCATAA